The genomic interval AAGTGGCAAAGACGAACGTGAACCAGCCAAAAGGCGACACATTTTCACTTACCCATGACGCAAAAAACTAGCTAGCAAAGGTGTGTTCGctgctagttagcggtagcctcagcTGCCTCGAACCACAATGGAGGCGTCTGCGCGCGACTCAAAGGTTTGTCAAATCAAAAGTCCCATGagaatagaaaaataatctacatAAAATACACAAGATTACATAGTCCTGCCGCCACCAAATTTAAGACCTGAAATTAACACAATAAAAGCcaatttactttttgttctaCATTTAAAAGTCTTAGACACATGAAGACTTAAGGTTGCGTGGACACCTTGCTAACTCCCTGCAGGTTGGTACCATTAAAATGTTActaataatagcaataataaaCTATTACTACTATATAGTTGTAATCGGCTGCTGGTACCTGTCTCCAGTAGCCAATGAGGAGGAGGCACACAGCATGTAGGGATGACGATGTAGTCATTGCACGAGACAGGAAAGTGTAACTGTCTATTAATAAGAGCaaaaaaatttcttaaaaacataaatttttaacCCTATGGGTAGCACAAGCATCATTAATAAGAAAAGTAACCACTCACACAAccttgctttttgttttattttaaagcacagcactcttattttattccactacaaaagaagaagaaaaaaagagaaatctgtaGAGCACTGGTAAAAGCAGAACAGCGTGCAGCTCGTCTCGGCCACAGACTGGAGCTTCAGCCCAAGCGACGGAAGAAAACACAAGGAGTCCCAGAACAAGGAGTTGGACATCTCAACTGTCCACTTTAACATGCAAGTTTACAGCAAAGCTTCTGCAGACGAAAGACAATGCTAAGATTAGACAGGGAGGTGGATTATAAACCAAAAACACTGAATGAGAGGAGAGTTTAAAGTCCAACCTGCCTAAACTAGACAGGCTGGAGGAATCAAACCACAGCACAGTCAGGAATATTACTCtataattacaattattttgaagaaaacaaactgcaccCAGAGGTGGGTCTTTAATCAGGACTCTGCATATTCACAAGTCCACCTGGCCTTAAAGCATGTTACAGTCAGACTACCCTTTAAGTTTCATCAGTCCAGCATGCAGCCGCAGTTAAGCAGAGCGCCGTGGTAACGCCTGGAGGTGGGTGAGgaaaatttaaaatcagaacaTTGTAAGAAACTACAAACTGAAGCAAATCCCCCTGTCTCCTCTTTAAATAACAAGACAGCTCCTCATACAATCCTCTGCttattacattattaatattactaacTTCTCTCACATACATTCAAGCATTAAAATCCAGAGTGAAGAGTGTTCAAAAAGCCTCTGATTGGATGAAATGTGTCAGGAACTTCAGAGATAGAGATGAATAAACAGGCGATTGTTTCATACAGTGTGAGATGCATAGCAGGATGTCAGCGCGCCCCTCGTAGCCCAATCAAACATGGCTTTCGTAAAACACCTGGCAGGGGGGGGTCTCGTTGATTATCTGTTCGTCCGCTGCCTGGCTGCCGATCTCCTCTTCTTGCGCCACCTGTTGCTCCTCCAGAGGCAGAGGGGAGGACGGCGGGGACGGCGAGGGACAGGGAGACGGAGACGGAGACGGCGGTGCCTCGTACACGCAGCAGTCCCCGTCGTCGAGCGGAGGGTGCACGGACGCCTGGATGGCGATCTGCTGCGGCTGCTCGTGAATGGACGAGTTGTCCGAGTCGGCGGCCGGCGACTCGCTGCGCTCTCTGTCCCTCACCTGCAGGATGGTGAAGACGTCCCGCATGCCGATGGAGGGGATCCAGCCATGCGCGTCGCGCCGCCACTCAGGCGCGTGCCGGATGAAGGTGTGCCTCATCTCCTCCACCCCCACCACCTCCAGGATCTCCTCCATGAAGGTGCGGCAATTCATGATGAGCGGCGGCAGCGGGATGCTGCGGGCCAACTCCTCGATGTAGCGGGCGAACTCCATGGTCTTGAACTGGGTGACCTTGGCCAGCTCCAGCGTCTTGGTCGAGGTGATGATGGGGATCCGCTTGGCGATCTCGAAGGCCTTCTGCAGTTTCTCGGCGCCCTCGGTGCGGAAGAACTCGTTGATGGCCTTCTCTGTCTTCTTCAGGTGGCTGCTCATCATGCAGAGGCGTGTGACGTTCAGGATCATGATGATGGTGAAGGTGACCAGACACACCACCATGTAGTACACGCCCATGTCGCCGTTGGTGAAGACCACGCGCAGGGTCACCGTGCCATTGACGGTGCCATGGACGTTGGTGGCCATGCACGTGTACTTGCCTCGGTCTGAGAACTCAATGCTGGTGATGTTGAGGACTCCGTTGTCCAGCAGCCACCACTTCTctcctgcagacacacacacacacacacacgcacacacacacacacgaccaTGATGGAGTTTCTCTGGGTTTCACTTCATGTTTCATGTGTCTGAGGGAGAATACTGATAAAGTGATCAACTCTGTGGTCAAAGTTTAAATCCTCTCAGTCCTTCTGCCTCACGCTGTTCTGCTGTTGACCTGTTATGATTATGAACTTACAGCTTCTGTTCACATAATAGTTTGTAACAGttcaaagaaaaacttatttaacctctatttgtttattaaaaacaataactggaATGTAATGATTTGTTATCAGAAAAAACCTTGATGTTTTGGATGGAAGGTATTTATTAATGAGTAAATCTAAAGTCGACTGATCTTATTGATAgactaacaattaattgatGAATTGATGAGAGTCCATGGTCCTTCCATAACAAGAAAAGGTtaacttttttatattatgttaaattaaaaagaaaaaaagataattaaattttaatcttAAGTGTGAGCTGtattaaatactgactgaataaaccGAACATTGcaggaaatttaaaatataacagaaaagGTTCCTCTAAGGATGCTGAATAGAaaagtaaaagatgaaaagaataaaatataaatgaaagacTCAATCCTCCATCAACAGAGAGATGTTCGTACAGAAGTATTGTCTGTATTTTCACTAGAAGGAAAGTTAGAAGTTGACTCCATATACTGCATTGAGTCAAACTGCCCTCAAAATCAACCTTGCTTAGTGgcgtcattttttatttatctttttctatccacttttgtcatgttacaattgttctgtttttcaaacACATCCTCACCTTAACAATTACTGAATTTCTCATTCAGTAATTCCTGAATGAGAGGCTGACGCTGTTTCGCCTTTCAGCTAGGCTAAATGATCGCTGTCAAGATGAAACTTAAGAAACTTAtccagtgtttatatttcaaaacagaaccgcTTAAAGTCCATTTTACATCCCAAACAGAACTCTGTTTGGGCCGTTTCACTTTCCAATTCTGGTATGGCCTTGCCATCTTTATTCTTCTATCAACAGGCTAAGCCTAAGGATAACAAACAGCGCCCTCTGCAGTATGGCAGATGAACAACAACACTAAAAGAGGTCCAAGCGGATGTTATTCATtattggaactaattttaatctaacagTTAATTGACAATTGCATCCTCACTAGGTACATTTAAGGTCTGAGACCAGCAGAGATGAGGAGAGGCCCGCCATGTTTCCAATATTTAAACACAGCAATAAGTTTCATCCGTTAACTGGGCacggcgtgctgtggtggcgtaggggatagcgcgacccacatttggaggccttgagtccttgatgcgaccgtcgcgggttcgattcccggacctggccacatttgccgcatgtcttccccctttctctcctcttccggtcagcctactgtcatataagggacactagagcccacaaaaagaccccctggaggggagagaaaaaaaacaaaacactgggCGCTATGCAATCCACATCAGACTATTCATGGGAAACGgcgctttgcaaaagtattcacacccattATACTTTTTATACCTTTGTTGAAAATTACAACTGCAAACCTCACACAAAGTAAAGCCtatgttttaaatgatttgtgGTGTTCAAAACAGTTTCACAATAAACTGCAAACTTGCCCACTACCTTTCCTATTTttgtcaaaggaaaaaaaaaactgaagctaCGTATTTAATTccataaaatccaaatacaaTAAGTTGAAGTTCGTGTTTATACACGTGATCTTTCCTTCTCTCATTTGGAGAGAAGGCCTGTGTTTAATTACACGTGGTTTTGTGAAGGTGCATGCAGCAACAAGCAGCCAGCCGCAGTCACTCCACCAGACCAGTCGCTCAAACAAGTATTTGAAAAGACTGAACCGTATTGGACCCGCAGAGCGCTGCCCTGTTTGCTTTAGTTCTGGATTGCAGCACGTCAAATCAATGAGCTGCTCGCTTTCACCGATAACCAGAATGTGAACTGTTGAGCCGCTGAGCAGTTCAAAGGAACAGCTCCAGATCAGTGTTCTCTACTGCAGCGTTGATCAATACCGCTCTGTTAGATGTGAACGCTACAGCCAAACAGTAATGTAGAAAGAAGCTCCCTTAACCAAACAGAACCCACTGTTCAATTCTTAAGCTGTTTATTGaaggagattttagtttaatccAATAGCTGTGCAAAGCAAATCAATCTGCAGCCCGGCACAACCCGGTTTCCTTCCAACTCCCCACTCCCGTCTCTGTTGGGGGCATTTCATGTCCGCCACCTTAATTCTACTTTGGTTTTGAACGAAATTTCGACTCTGTGGACAGATTTCATCCCACACGACGCATTTTTAAGATTCTGCATCAACAACTCCTCGTTCTCTCGCAGCAGCACCCAGCAGCGTGGGAATAGAGTTGGAGAAATATCGCAGAGGACTCCTTTAAGAGCCGTCCACAAATATCCTGAGCAGACTTCTGTCCTCAGGAAGAGATGAATGAGTTTTCAGGAAAAGCAGCTGGATAACTCTGCTTTCCCACCCATCCGCCttttcagacacacacacacacacacacacaaaagcagaTTTCTAATTTTAACACATGAAACCACTGATGTTTTGCCAACTGCTTCTAGAATGATTGTAGGGGAAATAACGCAGGATTCCAGGAACAACCCAAGCAGCACTAATCAAGATAATCTAATCCAGAAACAATTTGGGATAAAAGGGGAAgtgaagccttttttttcctttttggagGAAGTTCTGAGAGTACAGCTGCAGGGGGGGAAGAGGGGGTTGGgtcaaaatattattaataacaaTGACTCATCCTCCTACTTCATGCCTCTGGTGGCAGGTTACAACAGGTTGGCGCAGGAAAGGCACCGACATAAAAACACTCTTCCTCtcatgctgaaaaaaaacaatctgtctcaaataaaagaaaatctctaaTGAATGAATTAGGAACAGtttcatcacattttcagaTGGAAATGTGCCAAATGATGCAGAAAGTAAGAGTAAAATCCCTACTTTACACGAATCACTTTGTCCCAGTCAGCATATCCAGCCGTATTTTCCCATAGGCGGCCGAGCTTACAGCATCTacgacctctgaccttctgagtgtgtgttgttgtgtttgggCGTAAATAAACAACCCTGATGCACTCGAAGCTGCCCGACAGGAAAttgactatttatttatttatctctagACCTTTTAAAGAAGGTTTGCGTCTTCAagctgtaaatttaaaaaaataactacacaGAAGTTTGCTCCAAATTTACCAACAGTAACATAGGAACGgtgtttaaaatgtctcattgatgtgtcaaagaaaatgctgtaaatcccttttaaattgctttttacACGTTCGTGCGTCCTTTAAGTCCATGTTAAGAAACTCACTGATgctgaaaatagaaaagtttgAGCTTTCTTCCTTCAGTAACTGCTTCCACACCAAAGAGTGTTGATGAGCTTCCCAGCCTGGAAGAGTTGTAGCAAGGTTTCTTGACTGAAAAAGGTTGGAGATTTGAATTCCCGACCCACTGAAGGGCTGATTAAGCAGAAAAATCCACTAATCTCTTGGTGCAACTCTAAATATAGCAACTTTCTAATAAAAACGTAAGACTTAGGTTTCGGCCATAAATCAATGTTAgccattattttaattttctacatCTTAAGACTTGGTTTGTggtggaaaatctggatttttttttttaactaaggGGTTTAAataggatgccggtcagacctggcaggcccaaacgtgttgtgagggtctgctgggaacgtctggcggaatcccctgtgagacggaactttaactcccacctccggcagaacttcgaacatgtcccgggggaggtgggggacatggagtctgagtggaccgtgttccgtgcctccattgtcgaggcggctcatctgagctgtggccgcaaggttgtcggtgcctgtcgcggcggcaaccctcgaacccgttggtggacaccttcggtgagggaagccgtcaggctgaagaaggagtcctatcgggcctttttggcctgtgggactccggaagcagctgatgggtaccggcaggcgaagcggcatgcggctcgggtggttgctgaggcaaaaactcgggtgtgggaggagtttggagaggccatggagaaagacttccgtacggctttgaggcgattctggtctaccatccggcgtctcaggagggggaagcagtgcagcaccaacactgtctacagtggggatggtgtgctgctgacctcaactcgggatgttgtgggccggtgggcagaatacttcgaagacctcctcaatcccaccgacatgccttctgttttggaagctgagcctggggactctgggttgggctctccaatctctggggtcgagatcgccgaggtggttaaaaagctcctcggtggcagggccccgggggtggatgagatccgcccggagttcctcaaggctctggatgttgtagagttgtgttggctaacgcgactctgcaatatcgcatggacatcgggggcagttcccctggattggcagaccggggtggtggtcccctgttcaaaaagggggaccggagggtgtgctccaattataggggggtcacactcttaagcctccctggcaaggtctattcgggggttctggagaggagggtccgtcggattgtcgaacctcggattcaggaagagcagtgtggttttcgtcctggtcgtggaacactggaccagctctacaccctcagcagggtcctggagggtgcatgggagttcgcccaaccagtctacatgtgttttgtggacttggagaaggcattcgaccgtgtccctcggggagccctgtgagGGGTTCTCCGGGaatatggggtaccgggctctttgatacgggctgtcaggtccctgtatgaccggtgtcagagtctggtccgcattgccggcagtaagtcagGCTCGTTTcaggtgagagttggactccgccagggctgccgtttgtcaccgattctgttcattacttttatggacagaatttctaggcgcagccagggtgttgaggggatccgttttggtggccttaggattgcatctctgctttttgcggatgatgtggtccttttggcttcatcgggacgtgatctgcagctctcgctggagcggttcgcagccgagtgtgaagcagctgggatggcgatcatggtcttgagccggaaaagggtagagtgccttctccgggtcagggggggtgtcctgccccaagtggaggagttcaagtatctcgggatcttgttcacgaatgggggaagaagggagcgggagattgacaggcggattggtgcagcatctgccgtcaagcgggcgctgtaccggtccatcgtggtgaagagagagctgagccaaaaagcgaagctctcgatttaccggtcgatctacgttcccaccctcatctatggtcatgagctttgggtcatgaccgaaagaacgagatcgcggatacaagcggccgaaatgggttttctccgtagggtggctgggctctcccttagagatagggtgagaagctcagtcatccgggagggactcagagtagagccgctgctccttaacgtcgagaggggccagttgaggtggctcgggcatctggtcaggatgcctcctggacgcctccctggtgaggtgttccgggcacgtcccaccgggaggagaccccggggaagacccaggacacgctggagggactatgtctctcggctggcctgggaacgccttgggattcctccggaggagctggtggaagtggctggggagagggaagtctgggcctcccttctgaagctgctacccccgcgacccgaccccggataagcggaagaagatggatggatggatgggtttaaATAGTTCACAATGATGTTAGCCCACCCAAGGAATACTATTTTGTTTGACAAGCGTGTTTTACAAATTCAGTTTATGTACCTACACTTTGAATTTAGGTCAACTCACAAAAGGAACGACTGAAATAAAAGCctgtttttaagatattttctgtcaCTTGTAAGTTCTTcttgaggggggaaaaatttgattaaaatcgAAAATCAGTTTTAACTGACAATATTTTTAGGCCAGCTTCTTCTAAACTGTGATGAGTAAAAAAGTcctgaaatgttatttattttttcctctctatACTTGTAATGATCCCAGAGAACTACAAAAACCAGTTTCCAAGTTACTCAAACTGACATCAAGGATCTGAAATACTGCTTGTACTTCACTGCACAATTTCCAGAGTTGAAatcttatgtttgtttgtgactCCTGAACTCTTCCTCTTATTATGATATTGTCTGCAGCATGTCTCAGACCACacagtagattaaaaaaaaaaaaaaaaaaaaagctgaccAAAGAACAAGTTTTGTTGAGAGAGAAGTCTTCCTCACCTCTA from Gambusia affinis linkage group LG18, SWU_Gaff_1.0, whole genome shotgun sequence carries:
- the mfap3l gene encoding microfibrillar-associated protein 3-like, giving the protein MMAEYQTAFLYQEIASWQDGAPGGMTQYLPPLGVAQQSKKMHWTGRSVFIVLACLIASRSAGALSVDTNGNRTENNNVTDVGGFVPVVFTKVSQIIAREGSCALIDCNVTGDPFPTVEWFNSHGVRLDTQTRGEKWWLLDNGVLNITSIEFSDRGKYTCMATNVHGTVNGTVTLRVVFTNGDMGVYYMVVCLVTFTIIMILNVTRLCMMSSHLKKTEKAINEFFRTEGAEKLQKAFEIAKRIPIITSTKTLELAKVTQFKTMEFARYIEELARSIPLPPLIMNCRTFMEEILEVVGVEEMRHTFIRHAPEWRRDAHGWIPSIGMRDVFTILQVRDRERSESPAADSDNSSIHEQPQQIAIQASVHPPLDDGDCCVYEAPPSPSPSPCPSPSPPSSPLPLEEQQVAQEEEIGSQAADEQIINETPPCQVFYESHV